A portion of the Pseudorasbora parva isolate DD20220531a chromosome 1, ASM2467924v1, whole genome shotgun sequence genome contains these proteins:
- the si:ch211-122f10.4 gene encoding cathepsin A-like: MSIILCKMFSLRVFFCLLSISVHVVSGMYDPDQVLDLPGMAFKPSYRQWSGYLKASSGKFLHYWFVTSQRDPLKDPVVLWLNGGPGCSSLDGFLSENGPFHVNDNGATLYENEFSWNKIANVLYLESPAGVGYSYSDDQKYQTNDDEVADNNYLALQSFFTKFPNFTQNEFFIFGESYGGIYAPTLSLRVATGGQLKVNFKGFAVGNGLSSFALNDQSLIYFGNYHGLFGEQLWKDLNDNCCQNGVCNFYNNSKESCSDVVSHAFQIIYSSGLNTYALYLDCAGGVTSQRAMKHLFRNFRKHWEANKLVGSTQSVQGVPPCINSTAQMNWLNRGDVRKALHIPDVLPPWDICSDVVGSQYHTIYETVKGVYEKLLALGLRALVYNGDTDMACNFLGDQWFVEQLGLKASTQYQPWIHDKQIAGFYQQFGNITFLTVKGAGHMVPQWAPGPSLQMLQSFLFNKPY; encoded by the exons ATGTCCATCATACTGTGTAAAATGTTTTCTCTTCGAGTTTTCTTCTGTCTTTTGTCCATTTCTGTGCATGTCGTGAGCGGAATGTATGATCCAGATCAAGTGCTGGATCTGCCGGGCATGGCTTTTAAACCCAGTTACCGTCAGTGGTCAGGATATCTGAAGGCCAGTTCTGGGAAGTTTTTGCATTATTG gttTGTGACGTCTCAGAGGGACCCGCTCAAAGATCCAGTCGTGCTGTGGCTTAATGGAGGTCCTGGCTGCAGTTCTTTGGATGGGTTTCTATCAGAGAATGGACCCTTTCAT GTTAATGATAATGGAGCCACCCTTTATGAGAATGAATTCAGCTGGAATAAAATTGCCAATGTTCTGTATCTTGAGTCGCCTGCAGGAGTGGGTTACTCCTACTCAGATGAccaaaaatatcaaaccaaTGATGATGAG GTGGCAGATAACAACTACCTGGCTTTGCAAAGCTTTTTCACCAAGTTCCCAAATTTCACCCAGAATgagtttttcatttttggcgAGAGTTATGGAGGCATCTATGCACCCACACTCAGTTTGAGAGTTGCCACCGGAGGACAGCTTAAAGTGAACTTTAAG GGCTTTGCTGTTGGAAATGGCCTTAGTAGTTTTGCACTAAATGATCAATCACTGATCTACTTTGGTAACTATCACGGCCTGTTTGGAGAACA GTTGTGGAAAGACCTGAATGACAACTGCTGTCAAAATGGCGTCTGTAACTTCTACAATAATTCTAAAGAGTCCTGCTCTGATGTG GTGTCACATGCATTTCAAATAATCTATAGTTCTGGGTTAAATACATATGCACTGTATCTTGACTGTGCTGGTGGTGTCACATCTCAGAGAGCCATGAAGCACCTTTTCAGAAATTTCAGGAAACATTGGGAAGCTAATAAG TTAGTAGGAAGTACGCAGAGTGTTCAGGGAGTTCCTCCATGCATCAATAGTACTGCTCAGATGAACTGGCTTAACCGAGGAGATGTAAGAAAGGCGCTGCACATCCCTGATGTCCTACCACCATGGGACATCTGCAG tgATGTTGTGGGAAGCCAGTATCACACCATTTACGAAACTGTGAAGGGTGTCTATGAGAAGCTGCTGGCTTTGGGTCTGAGAGCTTTGGTCTATAATGGAGATACCGATATGGCGTGTAACTTCCTTGGTGACCAGTGGTTTGTTGAGCAGCTTGGACTCAAG GCAAGCACACAGTACCAGCCCTGGATTCATGATAAGCAGATTGCTGGATTCTACCAACAATTTGGCAACATCACTTTCCTTACAGTCAAG GGTGCAGGTCACATGGTTCCTCAGTGGGCTCCTGGTCCATCTCTGCAAATGCTACAGAGTTTCCTGTTCAATAAGCCTTACTGA
- the LOC137069023 gene encoding cytochrome P450 2B4-like: MLTALVLLCLGAFLLFLQFRIGRPKNFPPGPTPVPFFGNLLQFDRINPLKDFDKFAQRYGSIYALYIGRQPAVVLTGQKMIREALITRAVEFAGRPENMMISHLTRSKGVIMADYGDSWREHRRFTLTTLRNFGLGKRSMEQRILEEVKYVCAQLEETAGKSIDPQHLYHQAASNIIASIIFGSRFNYQDEYFQTLITIMEKLAKIAIGPWAMLYEIAPVLRIFPLPFWKALHYFETIKKHILKVVDEHRKSHVTGQPRDVIDCYLEEMEKRADQRTTFDNSQMATLLFDLFMAGTDTTSNTLRTLTLYLMTHTHIQEQCQREIDEVLGAREHVTYEDRNGMPFVQAVIHEGQRIGDIVPLSVFHTARTDTQLQGYSIPKGTIIIPYLSSALREENQWKFPHEFNPQNFLNEKGEFVKPDAFIPFSAGSRVCLGENLARMELFLILVTVLRRFRLIWPKDAGEPDFKYIYGGTQSVKPYRMIVQLRTPGETCETVY, encoded by the exons ATGTTGACCGCACTTGTTCTGTTGTGTCTCGGAGCCTTTCTTTTGTTCTTGCAGTTCAGAATTGGGCGACCTAAAAACTTCCCCCCTGGACCCACTCCTGTTCCCTTTTTTGGTAATTTGCTACAATTTGACCGCATAAACCCATTAAAGGACTTTGACAAG TTTGCTCAGCGCTATGGATCAATCTACGCGCTGTACATTGGTAGGCAGCCAGCAGTGGTGTTGACAGGGCAGAAAATGATCAGGGAGGCTCTGATCACACGAGCGGTGGAGTTTGCTGGCAGACCAGAGAACATGATGATCAGTCATTTAACAAGGAGCAAAG GGGTGATCATGGCAGATTATGGAGACAGCTGGCGGGAACACCGACGCTTTACTCTGACCACATTGAGAAATTTTGGCCTTGGAAAGAGAAGTATGGAGCAGAGGATTCTGGAGGAGGTCAAATATGTCTGTGCACAACTGGAGGAAACTGCTG GAAAGTCAATTGACCCTCAACATCTGTACCACCAAGCTGcttcaaacatcattgcctcaaTCATTTTTGGGTCACGTTTCAATTATCAGGATGAATATTTCCAGACATTAATCACAATTATGGAAAAACTTGCTAAGATTGCCATTGGACCATGGGCAATG CTCTATGAAATAGCCCCAGTGTTGAGGATTTTCCCACTGCCATTCTGGAAAGCTTTACACTATTTTGAGACAATCAAAAAACACATTCTTAAAGTTGTGGATGAGCACAGGAAGTCACATGTTACTGGGCAGCCCAGAGATGTGATTGACTGTTACTTGGAGGAGATGGAGAAG aGAGCAGATCAACGGACCACTTTTGATAACTCACAAATGGCCACTTTGCTGTTTGACCTGTTTATGGCTGGAACTGACACGACCTCTAACACACTCCGAACTTTAACACTCTATTTGATgacacacactcatatacagG AGCAATGTCAGCGGGAGATTGATGAAGTCCTTGGTGCTCGTGAGCATGTCACATATGAGGACAGAAACGGCATGCCTTTCGTTCAAGCAGTGATTCATGAGGGTCAGCGTATTGGTGACATTGTTCCTCTAAGTGTGTTTCACACCGCCAGAACCGATACTCAACTCCAAGGCTACAGCATCCCAAAG GGGACAATTATCATCCCCTATCTGTCATCTGCTCTCAGAGAGGAAAATCAGTGGAAGTTTCCACATGAATTCAACCCTCAAAACTTCTTGAATGAAAAGGGGGAATTTGTGAAGCCTGATGCATTCATACCTTTCTCTGCAG GGTCTCGTGTGTGTTTAGGAGAAAATCTAGCTCGCATGGAGCTCTTCCTCATCCTGGTCACAGTGCTGCGACGATTCCGTCTGATCTGGCCAAAGGATGCAGGAGAGCCGgacttcaaatatatatatggtGGAACACAGTCAGTGAAACCTTACCGTATGATTGTACAACTACGTACACCTGGGGAGACATGTGAAACTGTTTATTGA
- the tmem208 gene encoding transmembrane protein 208 — MPPKGKVATKGKNQIFKENQDTLKFYCRIILGANAIYAAVNFLLFYNSSTFWTWFLLLFAVAVYFGSYRSMSAMAKAIFAEDGSLLDGGIDLNMEQGMAEHLKDVIILTAIVQVLSTLSSYFWYFWLLAPARALHLLWANFLGPWFSADSQTAPEENEKNDKKQRRQERRQMKRF, encoded by the exons ATGCCG CCGAAAGGAAAAGTTGCAACCAAAGGCAAAAATCAAATCTTCAAAGAAAACCAGGATACTCTAAAGTTCTATTGCAGAATCATCCTGGGAGCAAAC GCTATTTATGCAGCAGTCAATTTCTTGCTCTTTTACAACTCATCTACATTTTGGACATGG TTCTTGCTACTGTTCGCAGTGGCGGTCTACTTCGGCAGCTACAGATCTATGTCAGCAATGGCCAAAGCTATATTTGCTGAAGATGGTAGCTTGCTGGATGGAGGAATTGACCTAAATATGGAACAGGGCATGGCGGA ACACCTGAAAGATGTGATTATCCTTACTGCTATTGTTCAGGTCCTCAGTACTTTGTCGTCCTACTTCTGGTACTTCTGGCTCTTG GCACCTGCAAGGGCTTTGCATTTACTGTGGGCGAACTTCCTGGGCCCCTGGTTTTCAGCCGATTCACAGACAGCCCCTGAAGAGAACGAGAAGAATGACAAGAAACAGAGGCGACAGGAAAGACGACAGATGAAGAGATTCTAG